Part of the Granulicella cerasi genome is shown below.
CGCGCACATACGCAGCGCACAGATCATGCCCCGCGCCCAACGGCAGATGTACCAACTGCGTCGCGCGGAAGTTCATCTCCAACATCTGCAGACGTCCCTGCGCGTCGGGCAGAAAATCGCCGCCGACGAAGCCTGAGAGATGCAGCCGCTCGACCATTGCGCGCAGCATCGCAACCGCCTCAGCGTTTTCGACTACGCGCACTACGCTCGACGCCGCCAACGAGTTCTGCACGTGCTCGACGGCAAAGATCGTGCACGCTACGAGCGCGCCGTTCGCCGCAACCGCCGCCGCAGTCAATTCCCCCGTCGGCTCGCCGACATATTGCTGCGCACACACCTCGCGGCCCATGCCCGCCCGCCGCGCGCGCATCAGGTTCCACTCCCGGTTGACGAATCCACGCTTCACCGCGCGCAAAACCGTCGGCGTGCCGTGGAGTCGTCGCCACGCTGTGCGCGCCTGCTCGAGCGTCTTCACGATGCGCACGCCCTGGCCGCCGAAACTCTCATCCGCCTTCAACACCAGCGGCAAGCCGAGCTCCTCCGCCGCGTGCTCCACGCTCGCGGCGTTCTTCACTGCCACCGTTCGCGGAACACTCACATGTGCAGCCTCGGCGGCCTGCGCCATCGCCAGTCGCGACGACGCGGCGAGCACGGCATCCTCGCCGCCAAACGATCGCCGCATTAACGCTGAGACGGTTTCATCGCGACCGGCCAGCGCCAAAGCAGCCGCCAGAGCATGTTCGTCGCAAGCCAGCAGAGCATCTGGAGCGAAGCTGCGGATCGCATCCGCCAGGCACCTCTCGGCGATGAGCTCGTGATAACGAAATACGCGCAGCGCCAGCCCCGCGAGCACTGCCGGATGACGCGCCGGAGCGACCAGCCCGACCTCGCAACCAAGCGCCGTGAGCGCCAGCGCCAGCCGAGCGGTCGAAACCCACTCTCGACTCGCCACCAGCAACGTACGCGGCTTGTTTCCCATCACCAGCTCATCCTTTGGCCCAGCCTCCGCCGCACACGGCCGAGCCTTTGGCTACTCTCCGTCTGCTGTGGGGTCAATGCAAACGATAGTATCGGAAGTGCCGCGTTCCCACGTTGCCGCGTGCTACCTGAGCCTATGCGCCACCCCATCTCAACCCGCCAGCCCGTGGTCATCGTCGGCGCGGGCCCTTTCGGTCTCTCGCTCGCCGCGCATCTGGCGGAGGCGCGTGTTCCCTTCCGCATCTTCGGCCGCCCCATGCAGACGTGGAAAACGCAGATGCCCGTCGACATGCACCTGAAATCCGACGGCTTCGCCTCCAATCTCTACGCTGGCCGCGCCCGTAGCTTCACTCTCGAAGATTTCTGCACTGAACGCGGGCTTCCGTACCATCCCACCGCGATGGCGATCCCGCTCGCGACCTTCATCGCCTATGGCGAGGAGTTCGCGCGCCGAATCGTTCCCACGCTGGAGCCGCAGAACGTCACCGCGCTCGACACCAATCCCGACGGCAGCTTCGCGCTTACCCTCGAAGACGGCGAGCGGTTCACAGCCTCTGCCGTCGTTCTCGCCACCGGCCTCAGCGTGAACCATCACCTCCCCACCGCCTTCGCAGCCCTCGCTCCGCAGTACGTCAGCCACACCGCCGAGCATCAGCGCTTCGACCGCTTTACCGGCCAGCGCGTCGCCGTGCTGGGTCGCGGAGCCAGTTCGCTGAACGCCGCCGCGCTGCTGCATCAGGCAGGCGCGCACGTCACGCTCATCACGCGTAAGCGCAACATCTTTGTGCACGGGCCGTCCGATGGCTCCCCGCGCTCCTGGCGCGCGCGCCTGCGGCACCCTGGATCGCCGCTCGGCCCCTCGTGGCGTTCGTGGGCCTCGTCGCGCCTGCCGCTGCTCTTCCACGCACTGCCCGCTCCGCTGCGGCACGCGGTGAACTACAAACACCTCGGCCCGGCGGGCGGCGTTGCTCTCCACGGGCTCGTCTTCGACCGCTTCCCGATCCTGCGCCAGACCGAGATCCTCACCGCGTCCGCGACAGACGATCACCGACTCGCGCTCACACTGCGCAACCTTGTTGATGGCGCGCAGCAAACGCTCCTCGTCGACCACCTCATCGCCGGCACCGGCTTCCGCCAGGACCTTGCACGCCTCCGCTTCCTCGCACCGGAGCTTCGCAGCCGCATTCGCACACACGCCAACGGCAGTCCACGCCTTGATCGCCGATTCCAGACCAGCATTGCTGCTCTCTACGTCATCGGCCCGGCGGCCGCAGACAGCTTCAGCCCGCTCTTCAAGTTCGCAGCCGGGGCCGACTTCGCCGCGCGTCACCTCACCGCGCACCTTCAGCGTCAAACCTAGCCATGCCCGTCGCCCTGCTCACGCTCGAACTCTCCATCGAACACGCACACTCCCTCAAGGACCGCCGCCAGGTCGTGCGCTCGCTCAAAGACAAGCTGCGTCACGGCTTCAACGTCTCCGTCGCCGAGCTGGACGAGACGCCGCTGTGGAACCGAGCGACCGTCGGCATCTGTGCCGTTTCGTCGTCGGCACGCTACCTGGCCGGACAGATGCAAGAGGTGGAGGACGCCGCGCGGCGTCTCTCCGTCGGGCTGGGCTGTGAGGTAATCGATACCTTCGTCGAGTTCGATCTCCCGTTGGCAACCGACGAGTTGTAAGCTGAATCGAATCAGCCATTGTTGCGTTACAGGCTGGTCACGACAGTGGTATCCTGACTAGTCGAAGTTTGAAATATGCCTGAACATAGAGCACGCCAGCATCACCGCGACCGCGTCGCGTCCACTTTCGCCGAAGAGATCACCGCCATGCTGGAGGGTGAGCTTACTGACCCCCGCATCGCGCCTTGCCACGTGACCGAGGTGATCCTCGCCCCCGGCGGAAAGAGCTGTCGCGTCCTCATTGCGGTCGTCGGCGGCGAGAAAGAAGAAGCCTCCACGCTCGAAGGCCTGATGGCCGCTCGCGCGTACATCCGTACCGAAATTCGCGATCGCATGGCCGTTCGCCATGTTCCCGAAATCACCTTTGCGATCGACCGATCCGAAAAACTCACTGCGCGCATGGACGAGATTTTCGGACGCATCAATAAAAGACGCGCACGCGACGAACGTCGTACTTCTTCCAGTCCTGCATCTGAAACACGAGAGGCGGACGACAAGTAATGTTCACCAGCCCCGCGAACATGCAATCAATGGAAAAGCTGCTGGCCGAAATCGGCAAGCGCCAGAGCTTCCTGATCACCTCGCATGCCCGCCCCGATGGCGATGCCATCGGCTCTTCGCTCGCTCTGATGCATCTGCTCGACGGCATGGGCAAAGACGTTGCCGTCTGCTTTGCAGACCCTGTCCCTGACATCTATGCAGCCATTCCCGGCGTAGAACGCATCCGGCACGACCTTCCGGCTGAGAACGTCGAATGTGCCATCCTGATGGAGTGCGATTGCATTGCGCGTTCGGGCTACACCGCCCTGCCCGCCGACTGCACGATCAACATTGATCACCACTTGTCGGGGCGCGAGTATGCGACCTACAACTGGATCGACTCGGAAGCTCCGGCCGTCGGTGCGATGGTGTTCGACATGGCACAGGTCTCCGGCCAGCCCATCACTCCGGCCATGGCCACCTGCGTTTACACAGCGCTCGTCACGGACACCGGCTCGTTCCTTTACTCCACCACGACGGCGGACACCTTTGCGATCGCCGCGAAGCTGCTCTACGCGGGCGCCGACTCCTACGCGGTCACGCAGGCTGTCTTCTTCTCGACTCCACGCAGCAAGATGCGCCTGTTGGCCAGGGCCCTGACCCGTATGGAGATTCGTGGCGAAGTCGCCTGGAGCTGGGTCACCGAGCAGGACCTCGTCGAGCTCGAAGCCACCGTGGAAGACTGCGAAGGCATCGTCAACTACCTCATCGGCATGGCCGGCATCTGCGCCGCGGCGTTCCTTCGCGAGCAGCCGGGCGGGCAGGAGTTCCGCATCAGCCTCCGCAGCCGCCGAGCTGTTGACGTTTCCCGCGTCGCCCAGGAGTTTGCCGGTGGCGGACACCGCAACGCATCGGGCGGCTCCATCGACGGCCCGCTCGACGTCGCGATCGAACGCCTCACCACGCGCCTGCAGCGTGCCTGCGACGACGCGCTCCGTCCCACGGCCTAGCTCGGCATCCCATTCAGCGCCGCCGACCACCCTCGGCGGCGCTTTCTCTGTACAGGACTCTTCCAAGGCTCCCCGCAAACGTTCTCCCTCGGCTTTTGATAGCCTTAAGCTGGTTTACGCCGCCCCGCGCGGCACTTAGACGATTGCTCTCTTGAGTTTCTATCCCCAAACCGCCGCCGCCACGCCTCCTCGCGAACAAGGCGATCGCCATTCGGTAGGTCGCACCGTCCGCGCTCTGCTCCGCCCCGCGATGCTGCGGCGCGGCCTGCGCACCGGTCCCGGTCGCACTCTCGTCGAGTTCGTCATCCTGCTCTTCGTCGGAGGCTACTTCCTGCTCTTTGGCCTCGTGCCGTGGGTCGGCGGAGCGCAGATCGGCCTCGTCGGCGCTGACGAGCCTCGCTACGCGCAAATCGCGCGCGAGATGCTCGAAGCGCACTCCGAGGACTGCCACGTAGTCCACGCACGAATGATTCCGAACTCGCTGCGTCCCCAAAAACTACACGCCAGCTATGTCTGCATCGTCGGTGGCACCATCACGCCGATCCTCTACGGCAAGCCGTGGCTCGAAAAACCCGCGCTCTACTACTGGCGCGCGATGGGCTTCTTCAAGGAGTTTGGCGTCAGCGACTGGTCGGCACGACTGCCCTCCGCCAGTGGTGCAGCAGCGCTCATCATCCTCGCGTTCCTTCATCTGCGACGGTTCCGTCCCGGCGGACATCTCGACGCCGCGCTCATCATGGTTTCGGCTGCGGCCATCGTCGGCTTCGCGCGCGGTGCCTCCACTGACATGCAACTCGCCGCGCCATTCTGTATAGGAATGCTCGGCTGGTACGCCTGGTATGAGACGGGCAAGAAATTCTGGCTCTTCGATCTCTACTTCTTCGGCGCCTTCGCCACGCTCGCCAAAGGCCCGGTGGCGCCCTTCATGGCGCTGGCGATCATCTGCTGCTTCCTCGGCCTGCGCAAAGAATGGTCGGCGCTGCGTCGCACCATCTGGCTGCCCGGCATCCTGCTTTACTTTGCGATGGTGCTGCCCTGGTACATCGCGGTACAACGCCGCAACCCGGGCTTCTTCCGCGAATTCTTCCTGCAGCACAACCTCGAGCGCTATACGACAAACCTGTACCAGCACCACCAGCCCTGGTACTACTACGTCATCGTGCTCATCCTCGGCCTGATGCCGTGGA
Proteins encoded:
- a CDS encoding ATP-grasp domain-containing protein, yielding MGNKPRTLLVASREWVSTARLALALTALGCEVGLVAPARHPAVLAGLALRVFRYHELIAERCLADAIRSFAPDALLACDEHALAAALALAGRDETVSALMRRSFGGEDAVLAASSRLAMAQAAEAAHVSVPRTVAVKNAASVEHAAEELGLPLVLKADESFGGQGVRIVKTLEQARTAWRRLHGTPTVLRAVKRGFVNREWNLMRARRAGMGREVCAQQYVGEPTGELTAAAVAANGALVACTIFAVEHVQNSLAASSVVRVVENAEAVAMLRAMVERLHLSGFVGGDFLPDAQGRLQMLEMNFRATQLVHLPLGAGHDLCAAYVREVLGLAVEDRPAATMLDRIAVFPQEMLRDASSEALQSERAFHDVPWESPALLHVLSKRYKLRL
- a CDS encoding FAD-dependent oxidoreductase; protein product: MRHPISTRQPVVIVGAGPFGLSLAAHLAEARVPFRIFGRPMQTWKTQMPVDMHLKSDGFASNLYAGRARSFTLEDFCTERGLPYHPTAMAIPLATFIAYGEEFARRIVPTLEPQNVTALDTNPDGSFALTLEDGERFTASAVVLATGLSVNHHLPTAFAALAPQYVSHTAEHQRFDRFTGQRVAVLGRGASSLNAAALLHQAGAHVTLITRKRNIFVHGPSDGSPRSWRARLRHPGSPLGPSWRSWASSRLPLLFHALPAPLRHAVNYKHLGPAGGVALHGLVFDRFPILRQTEILTASATDDHRLALTLRNLVDGAQQTLLVDHLIAGTGFRQDLARLRFLAPELRSRIRTHANGSPRLDRRFQTSIAALYVIGPAAADSFSPLFKFAAGADFAARHLTAHLQRQT
- a CDS encoding DUF503 domain-containing protein; the encoded protein is MPVALLTLELSIEHAHSLKDRRQVVRSLKDKLRHGFNVSVAELDETPLWNRATVGICAVSSSARYLAGQMQEVEDAARRLSVGLGCEVIDTFVEFDLPLATDEL
- the rbfA gene encoding 30S ribosome-binding factor RbfA, with the translated sequence MPEHRARQHHRDRVASTFAEEITAMLEGELTDPRIAPCHVTEVILAPGGKSCRVLIAVVGGEKEEASTLEGLMAARAYIRTEIRDRMAVRHVPEITFAIDRSEKLTARMDEIFGRINKRRARDERRTSSSPASETREADDK
- a CDS encoding DHH family phosphoesterase, giving the protein MFTSPANMQSMEKLLAEIGKRQSFLITSHARPDGDAIGSSLALMHLLDGMGKDVAVCFADPVPDIYAAIPGVERIRHDLPAENVECAILMECDCIARSGYTALPADCTINIDHHLSGREYATYNWIDSEAPAVGAMVFDMAQVSGQPITPAMATCVYTALVTDTGSFLYSTTTADTFAIAAKLLYAGADSYAVTQAVFFSTPRSKMRLLARALTRMEIRGEVAWSWVTEQDLVELEATVEDCEGIVNYLIGMAGICAAAFLREQPGGQEFRISLRSRRAVDVSRVAQEFAGGGHRNASGGSIDGPLDVAIERLTTRLQRACDDALRPTA
- a CDS encoding ArnT family glycosyltransferase, yielding MSFYPQTAAATPPREQGDRHSVGRTVRALLRPAMLRRGLRTGPGRTLVEFVILLFVGGYFLLFGLVPWVGGAQIGLVGADEPRYAQIAREMLEAHSEDCHVVHARMIPNSLRPQKLHASYVCIVGGTITPILYGKPWLEKPALYYWRAMGFFKEFGVSDWSARLPSASGAAALIILAFLHLRRFRPGGHLDAALIMVSAAAIVGFARGASTDMQLAAPFCIGMLGWYAWYETGKKFWLFDLYFFGAFATLAKGPVAPFMALAIICCFLGLRKEWSALRRTIWLPGILLYFAMVLPWYIAVQRRNPGFFREFFLQHNLERYTTNLYQHHQPWYYYVIVLILGLMPWTALSFRALANGIATSVAEWKVRHKPARYVGHVRAGDAFPEFLVLWTLFPIFFFSFSGSKLPGYILPSIPPLAILTGDYLYRIRRIGISTWLLYTHATLTAILTFVLLLCPQYMVYQRIVPQRGPMAVAIIGALATGALIVLVVRRWGTARIRTVTLIPLALLLFFLLGLNGRLLDLNYSARPLAEAIAQAAPEVQTVAVHDVRRDLDYGLAFYRNQIIEHYRTDGVPDTTHILVIPTREAEQLPVIVPDRVYQQLFLYDTQGLAVYKVYAKK